The Sorangiineae bacterium MSr11367 genome window below encodes:
- a CDS encoding protein kinase codes for MRRIDRYVLHEKIASGGMASVYLGQMVEENGLLRTVAIKRLHPHVVEMSGALNMFRDEARLSARVRHRNIVTTLAAAQHGHELLLVMEYVHGVSLSFLESRVRDADSRIPLSMVSTILIDVLDGLQAAHDATDEEGEPLFIVHRDVSPQNVIVGDDGRSRVLDFGIAKAAVRLQTTREGRVKGKLRYMAPEQVLNQSVSPRTDVYAASVVLWELLTGQRLFDASSEGAIVAKVLEGVVIAPSRFSSAIGPELEALVLRGLSRDPDERFPSCGEMSSALRAVLPPAEPEAVAEYVREHAGNLLRDRAARIAQIEDAGADAGVPAVSSPVVSETAGTQTVHSPPAQTPLFEPPPAESKPKRGRTIAIVSVAVLGIVGISTFALRDRPVSRESNPPATAAASAPVLTASAPQAPPPHDPVPARTPDAEAPTAPAKAVPPPSALPPRMRPSASAAPRPERSPDCDPMFTIDANGIRRVKPECL; via the coding sequence GTGAGGCGTATCGACCGGTACGTGCTCCATGAAAAGATCGCCTCCGGCGGGATGGCATCCGTGTACCTCGGCCAAATGGTCGAGGAAAATGGTCTTTTGCGCACGGTGGCCATCAAGCGGCTTCACCCGCACGTGGTGGAGATGAGCGGGGCGCTCAACATGTTCAGGGACGAAGCGCGCCTGAGCGCACGAGTTCGCCATCGGAACATCGTCACGACATTGGCCGCGGCCCAGCACGGGCACGAGCTGCTCTTGGTCATGGAGTATGTGCACGGCGTCTCCCTGTCCTTTCTCGAGTCGCGCGTCCGCGACGCCGACTCGAGGATCCCTTTGTCCATGGTGAGCACGATTTTGATCGACGTGCTCGATGGCCTTCAGGCTGCCCACGATGCCACGGACGAAGAAGGCGAGCCTTTATTCATCGTCCACCGCGATGTCTCTCCACAAAACGTCATCGTGGGCGACGATGGCCGCTCGCGCGTGCTGGATTTCGGCATCGCGAAGGCGGCCGTGCGCCTGCAAACGACGCGTGAGGGCAGGGTGAAGGGCAAGCTCCGGTACATGGCGCCGGAACAGGTGTTGAACCAGAGCGTCTCCCCTCGGACCGACGTATACGCCGCGTCCGTGGTGCTCTGGGAGCTTCTCACCGGGCAGCGCCTCTTCGATGCCTCGAGCGAAGGCGCCATCGTGGCCAAGGTTCTCGAGGGCGTGGTGATCGCGCCAAGTCGCTTCTCGTCCGCGATCGGGCCGGAGCTGGAGGCCCTCGTGCTGCGCGGGCTCTCGCGCGATCCGGACGAGCGGTTCCCCTCGTGCGGGGAAATGTCTTCGGCCCTTCGCGCCGTTCTGCCGCCGGCGGAGCCGGAGGCCGTGGCCGAGTACGTGCGCGAGCACGCGGGGAATCTGCTTCGCGATCGCGCGGCCCGCATTGCGCAAATCGAGGACGCGGGGGCGGACGCGGGCGTGCCCGCCGTGTCATCCCCCGTCGTCTCCGAGACGGCGGGCACCCAAACGGTGCACTCGCCGCCGGCGCAGACGCCGCTGTTCGAGCCGCCGCCCGCCGAGAGCAAACCCAAGCGCGGGCGCACCATCGCCATCGTTTCGGTCGCGGTGTTGGGCATTGTGGGCATCTCGACCTTCGCGCTGCGAGATCGCCCCGTCTCGCGCGAGTCGAATCCGCCCGCCACCGCGGCGGCATCGGCCCCCGTGCTCACGGCATCCGCCCCGCAGGCCCCGCCGCCGCATGACCCGGTGCCTGCGCGCACCCCCGACGCGGAAGCGCCGACGGCACCCGCCAAAGCGGTGCCACCTCCTTCGGCGTTGCCGCCGCGCATGCGCCCTTCGGCGAGCGCCGCACCGCGACCCGAGAGGTCGCCAGATTGCGATCCCATGTTCACCATCGACGCCAACGGCATCCGGCGCGTCAAGCCGGAGTGCCTCTGA
- a CDS encoding ferrous iron transporter B: MSARRPVARDGRLSTQSSCHGEAVGSKDATAAAHGKPLVALVGRPNSGKSSLYNAVTGARAHVGNFPGITVDILEADITLPGGLAVSMADLPGFYTLESVIDPATDEGIARRVLDRAAADERHLLVVQVIDATQLALGLRLTRELSARPFRLLVVVSQSDVLDAQGRTLDVHALSEAIGLPVLAVSARDPATSAKVREAAAKELERDGDGAWRGKPSWEPDAVASKAVSDVKSASAAARRRREFTSRADHWLLHPVLGPVLFLSIMALVFASVFLVADPTTNLLDAAMGALGARTSKLLGEGLLASFVADGVLGGAGTVLAFMPQIVILTVAMELLEATGYLARGAFLVDRLLRLLGLSGRSFVPLLMGHACAVPAISATRIVRDPRERLTTILVLPLMTCSARIPTYALVLTTFFPGGSALFKACIFVGLYFAGIFSGLVASLVLRRTATSGRTLPLVLEMPAYRAPQPRVLLRQTVRASGRFLKEVGTTILAASAVLWVLLTVPAPFGPRGAAVEDPSVPARTMTLEHSVGAMVGRSLEPITSPLGFDWRVNAGLIGSFGARELMVSTMGIIYGIEDVSDDPAPLSERMRTAKKPDGAPAYTVRTGLALLAFFLFACQCMSTVAAIRRETKSLRWPLFVIGYTYAIAYAAAFLVYQISGIFFTGS; the protein is encoded by the coding sequence ATGAGCGCCCGGAGGCCCGTCGCTCGCGACGGCCGACTTTCAACGCAGTCCTCTTGCCACGGTGAGGCCGTGGGCTCCAAGGACGCGACCGCCGCGGCGCACGGCAAGCCGTTGGTCGCGCTGGTGGGCCGGCCGAACTCGGGCAAGTCGTCGCTCTACAATGCGGTGACCGGTGCCCGGGCCCACGTCGGCAATTTTCCAGGCATCACCGTGGACATTCTGGAGGCCGACATCACGCTTCCCGGCGGCCTCGCCGTGTCCATGGCCGATCTTCCCGGGTTTTACACGCTCGAATCGGTCATCGACCCGGCGACCGACGAGGGCATCGCACGCCGCGTTCTCGATCGCGCCGCGGCCGACGAGCGGCACCTGCTCGTGGTGCAGGTGATCGACGCCACGCAGCTCGCCTTGGGCCTGCGGCTGACACGCGAGCTTTCCGCGCGCCCCTTCCGTCTTCTCGTGGTGGTCTCCCAGAGCGACGTCCTCGATGCCCAAGGCCGCACGCTCGACGTGCACGCGCTCTCCGAGGCCATCGGGCTGCCGGTGCTCGCGGTTAGCGCGCGCGATCCTGCGACGTCGGCGAAGGTCCGCGAGGCCGCGGCCAAGGAGCTGGAGCGCGATGGCGACGGGGCATGGCGGGGCAAGCCATCGTGGGAGCCCGACGCGGTCGCCTCCAAGGCGGTCTCCGACGTGAAGTCCGCGAGCGCGGCGGCGCGCCGGCGGCGTGAGTTCACCTCCCGTGCCGATCATTGGCTGCTGCACCCGGTGCTGGGGCCCGTCCTTTTTCTGTCGATCATGGCGCTGGTGTTCGCCTCGGTCTTCCTCGTGGCCGATCCCACGACCAACTTGCTCGATGCGGCGATGGGCGCCCTCGGGGCGCGCACGTCGAAGCTACTGGGCGAAGGGCTTCTCGCGTCGTTCGTGGCCGACGGCGTGTTGGGCGGTGCGGGCACGGTGCTGGCGTTCATGCCGCAGATCGTGATCCTCACCGTGGCGATGGAGCTGCTCGAGGCGACGGGCTACCTCGCGCGGGGCGCGTTTCTCGTGGACCGGCTGCTGCGCCTTCTCGGGTTGAGCGGTCGCTCGTTCGTGCCGCTGCTCATGGGCCACGCGTGCGCCGTCCCCGCCATCTCCGCGACGCGCATCGTGCGCGATCCGCGCGAGCGGCTGACGACGATCCTCGTGTTGCCGCTCATGACATGCTCGGCGCGCATTCCGACATACGCGCTGGTGCTGACCACGTTTTTCCCCGGGGGCAGCGCCCTCTTCAAGGCGTGCATCTTCGTGGGGCTGTACTTCGCGGGCATCTTCTCCGGCCTGGTGGCCTCGCTGGTGCTGCGCCGCACGGCCACGAGCGGCCGCACCTTGCCGTTGGTGCTCGAGATGCCCGCCTACCGCGCGCCGCAGCCGCGCGTGCTGCTCCGTCAGACGGTGCGCGCGTCGGGCCGCTTCCTCAAAGAGGTGGGAACCACGATCCTGGCCGCCTCTGCGGTGCTCTGGGTTTTGCTCACCGTGCCCGCTCCCTTCGGCCCCCGCGGTGCCGCGGTGGAGGATCCGTCGGTGCCGGCGCGCACGATGACGCTCGAGCACAGCGTCGGCGCGATGGTGGGCCGCAGCCTGGAGCCCATCACGTCGCCGCTGGGCTTCGATTGGCGCGTCAACGCAGGGCTCATCGGCTCTTTCGGTGCGCGCGAGCTCATGGTCAGCACGATGGGCATCATCTACGGCATCGAGGACGTGAGCGACGATCCCGCGCCGCTCTCCGAGCGCATGCGCACTGCGAAAAAGCCCGACGGCGCCCCCGCCTACACGGTCCGCACGGGTCTCGCGCTGCTCGCGTTCTTCCTCTTCGCCTGCCAGTGCATGAGCACCGTCGCCGCCATCCGCCGCGAAACCAAGAGCCTGCGCTGGCCGCTGTTCGTCATCGGCTACACGTACGCCATCGCCTACGCGGCCGCGTTCCTCGTCTACCAGATCAGCGGCATCTTCTTCACGGGCAGCTAA
- a CDS encoding ATP-dependent RecD-like DNA helicase — MAKPVTMPLRARGAALTASHGGGDEVTLEGDIDRVTFESQDSGFRVVKLAREGAEPLTVVGTFPQVTPGTRVRVRGRFERDRKHGEQLRALSVTELLPTTLVGVERYLGSGLIKGIGEGYAKKIVAHFGMDTLRVLDEEPDRLAEVDGLGKKRSQTVATAWREQRAVRDVMVFLQAHGASGALAGRIYKRYGADAVRIVSTEPYRLAMDVWGIGFKTADRIAQELGVGSNSPARMQAGLLQTLNDALEAGHTCVTVDEAVGRAMQLLGFDPDDASMAEHVREALRALVRGRYAVAELADGEPLVFLTKMHAAEVRVARRLLELTRANARGLGGAAQAMTEFERAADVELAPEQRDAVSRAAENPVLVVTGGPGVGKTTIVRAILSVLDREKLDVHLCAPTGRAAKRLAESTGQRASTVHRLLEFEPKRGEFKRNRATPLECDALVVDEASMIDLPMADAITQALADGTRLILVGDVDQLPSVGPGAVLRDVIASGAVPCVRLTQIFRQAEQSLIVQSAHRINMGEPPVASNRPDADFFLVERSSAEAARDTIVKLLTEHIPRRFGMDPRHDVQVLTPMHRGPAGTIVLNEALQAALNPSGPQLTRGARTYRLHDKVMQLRNDYDREVYNGDVGIVIEVNAEQETLTVRYDEERKVVYEAGDLDELALAYAVSIHKSQGSEYPAVVLPFVTAHFVMLSRNLLYTAVTRGKRLVVLVHDPRALSLALAEDRRGERRTRLQARLRG, encoded by the coding sequence GTGGCGAAACCCGTGACGATGCCGCTTCGAGCGCGTGGCGCAGCGCTGACCGCATCGCACGGCGGAGGCGACGAAGTCACCCTCGAAGGCGATATCGACCGCGTCACCTTCGAGAGCCAGGACTCCGGCTTTCGCGTGGTCAAGCTCGCGCGGGAGGGGGCGGAACCGCTCACGGTCGTGGGCACCTTCCCGCAGGTCACGCCCGGCACCCGCGTTCGCGTGCGCGGCCGCTTCGAGCGCGATCGCAAACATGGCGAGCAGCTGCGCGCGCTTTCCGTCACCGAGCTGCTGCCCACGACCTTGGTCGGTGTCGAACGCTACCTCGGCTCCGGCCTCATCAAGGGCATCGGCGAAGGGTACGCGAAGAAGATCGTCGCGCACTTCGGGATGGATACCTTGCGCGTGCTCGACGAAGAGCCGGACCGCCTGGCGGAGGTCGACGGCCTTGGCAAGAAGCGCTCGCAGACGGTGGCCACGGCCTGGCGCGAACAGCGTGCGGTGCGCGACGTGATGGTCTTTCTGCAGGCCCACGGCGCCTCGGGCGCGCTCGCGGGCCGCATTTACAAGCGCTACGGCGCCGATGCCGTGCGCATCGTCTCCACCGAGCCGTACCGCCTCGCGATGGACGTGTGGGGCATCGGCTTCAAGACGGCCGATCGCATCGCCCAAGAGCTCGGGGTGGGGAGCAACTCGCCCGCGCGCATGCAGGCCGGTCTCCTGCAGACCTTGAACGACGCCCTCGAGGCGGGCCACACGTGCGTGACGGTGGATGAAGCCGTCGGGCGAGCGATGCAGCTCCTCGGGTTCGATCCCGACGACGCGTCGATGGCCGAGCACGTGCGCGAGGCGCTGCGTGCCTTGGTGCGCGGGCGCTATGCGGTGGCCGAGCTCGCAGACGGCGAGCCGCTCGTGTTCCTCACCAAGATGCACGCCGCCGAGGTGCGCGTGGCGCGGCGCCTGCTCGAGCTCACGCGGGCCAACGCGCGCGGGCTCGGCGGTGCCGCGCAGGCCATGACCGAGTTCGAGCGCGCTGCCGATGTCGAGCTCGCGCCCGAGCAGCGCGATGCCGTGTCGCGCGCCGCCGAAAACCCCGTGCTCGTGGTCACCGGGGGCCCCGGCGTGGGCAAGACGACCATCGTGCGTGCGATCCTATCGGTGCTCGATCGCGAAAAACTCGACGTGCACCTGTGCGCCCCCACCGGCCGCGCGGCCAAGCGCCTCGCGGAATCCACCGGGCAGCGCGCCTCCACGGTGCATCGCCTGCTCGAGTTCGAACCGAAACGCGGCGAGTTCAAGCGAAACCGCGCCACCCCGCTGGAGTGCGACGCGCTCGTCGTCGACGAAGCCTCGATGATCGACTTGCCCATGGCCGATGCCATCACGCAGGCGCTGGCCGACGGGACGCGTTTGATCCTCGTGGGCGACGTCGATCAGCTCCCCAGCGTGGGCCCCGGCGCCGTCCTGCGCGATGTCATCGCCTCGGGCGCGGTGCCCTGCGTCCGGCTCACGCAGATCTTCCGCCAGGCCGAGCAAAGCCTCATCGTGCAGAGCGCCCACCGCATCAACATGGGGGAGCCCCCCGTCGCCTCGAACCGCCCCGACGCGGATTTTTTCCTCGTCGAGCGCAGCTCGGCGGAGGCGGCGCGCGACACCATCGTCAAACTGCTCACCGAGCACATTCCGCGGCGCTTCGGCATGGATCCGCGCCACGACGTGCAGGTGCTGACGCCGATGCACCGCGGGCCGGCGGGCACCATCGTCCTGAACGAGGCCCTGCAGGCGGCGCTCAATCCGAGCGGGCCGCAACTCACGCGCGGTGCCCGCACGTACCGGTTGCATGACAAAGTCATGCAGTTGCGCAATGACTACGACCGCGAAGTGTACAATGGCGACGTCGGCATCGTCATCGAGGTCAACGCGGAACAAGAGACCCTCACCGTCCGTTACGACGAGGAGCGCAAAGTCGTATACGAAGCCGGCGATCTCGACGAGCTCGCGCTGGCGTATGCCGTGAGCATCCACAAATCGCAGGGGAGCGAATATCCGGCGGTGGTTTTGCCCTTCGTCACCGCGCATTTCGTCATGTTGTCGCGCAATCTTCTTTACACAGCGGTCACCCGTGGCAAACGCCTCGTCGTTCTGGTGCATGATCCGCGCGCGCTTTCGCTCGCGCTGGCCGAAGATCGCCGCGGAGAACGCCGAACGCGCCTCCAGGCGCGTCTTCGCGGTTGA
- a CDS encoding polysaccharide deacetylase family protein yields the protein MPPFRLLLYAASLGAVLFSVRAVLIATPPLWVSACLALTYVGLILGGVFVLRLRAYVDAIIDGPPGARGVVLTFDDGPDPDWTPRVLDMLERSNAVATFFVIGKKAEQHPQLVREILARGHSVGLHSYAHDRLFSLRSERHVRDDLAHSMQVLADILGESPMLFRPPIGHTNPIIARVADAMDLTVVGWSVSGHDGLARADAEQVVRRIRRGLRDGAIVLLHDASERGTHEPAGVKALPAVLAAITDAQLPVVPLQAFLGEECEQ from the coding sequence ATGCCGCCGTTTCGGCTTCTTCTCTACGCGGCGAGCCTCGGCGCGGTGCTGTTCTCGGTGCGCGCCGTGCTCATCGCCACCCCCCCGCTCTGGGTCTCGGCGTGCCTCGCGCTCACGTACGTCGGATTGATCCTCGGCGGCGTCTTCGTCTTGCGCTTGCGCGCGTACGTGGACGCGATCATCGACGGCCCTCCGGGTGCACGCGGTGTGGTGCTCACCTTCGACGATGGGCCCGATCCGGATTGGACGCCGCGCGTGCTCGACATGCTCGAGCGCTCGAACGCGGTGGCGACGTTCTTCGTCATCGGCAAGAAAGCCGAGCAGCACCCCCAACTGGTGCGCGAGATCCTCGCGCGCGGGCACTCGGTGGGGCTGCACTCCTACGCGCACGACCGCCTGTTTTCCCTGCGCAGTGAGCGGCACGTGCGCGACGATCTCGCGCACTCCATGCAAGTGCTCGCCGACATCCTCGGCGAGTCCCCCATGCTGTTTCGTCCGCCGATTGGCCATACGAACCCCATCATCGCGCGCGTGGCCGACGCCATGGATCTCACCGTCGTTGGATGGAGCGTGAGCGGACACGACGGGCTCGCGCGGGCCGATGCCGAGCAGGTCGTTCGCCGCATCCGTCGTGGGCTGCGTGACGGTGCCATCGTTCTTTTGCACGACGCATCAGAGCGGGGCACCCACGAACCGGCCGGCGTGAAAGCCCTGCCTGCGGTGCTGGCCGCCATCACCGACGCGCAGCTCCCCGTCGTCCCGCTGCAGGCCTTCCTCGGCGAAGAGTGCGAACAGTAG
- a CDS encoding sigma 54-interacting transcriptional regulator: MSQSTTLTLLDRRRASLPSLVLVANMASTQEVSRPFGLAPIVVGTGNDCDLIVTDPAVSRRHCLFRITPQGILVRDLQSKNGTFVSNIRVQEAHVAPGHVLQIGGVSLRIRVTGEPSEIPLWPEASFGGALGGSTVMRALFHRLHQAAQSPEVVLLRGESGTGKELLARAIHDASPRADGPFVIFDAAAITPALFEAELFGHVRGAFTGADADRTGMLATADGGTLFLDEIGELPLDQQPKLLRVLESKQYRPVGSNEWRSFDARIVAATHRDLHAATAAGEFRQDLYFRLAVFECVVPPLRERSDDIELLVERFLASDIPPRTVLDLPHGALEMLASHHWPGNVRELRNTVSRLLLFPHMRERALEFHGVEGEARRDFDALLGLSWRDARERVIDRFEASYLREKLHAHDGNVAKAATDMGISRQLVHRLMVRHGIR, encoded by the coding sequence ATGAGCCAATCGACGACGCTCACCCTTCTCGACCGCCGGCGGGCCAGCCTGCCGTCGCTCGTCTTGGTGGCCAACATGGCGAGCACGCAGGAAGTGTCGCGTCCGTTCGGCCTGGCACCCATTGTCGTAGGGACTGGGAACGATTGCGATCTCATTGTGACCGATCCTGCGGTGTCCCGGCGTCACTGTCTCTTCCGCATAACGCCGCAGGGCATACTCGTCCGCGATCTCCAAAGCAAGAACGGGACATTCGTCAGCAACATCCGCGTGCAGGAAGCCCACGTGGCACCGGGCCACGTGCTGCAGATCGGCGGTGTGAGCCTGCGCATCCGCGTCACGGGCGAGCCATCGGAAATTCCGCTCTGGCCCGAAGCGAGCTTCGGCGGCGCGCTCGGGGGTTCGACGGTGATGCGCGCGCTCTTTCATCGGCTCCATCAAGCCGCGCAGTCGCCGGAGGTGGTGCTGTTGCGCGGTGAGTCGGGGACGGGCAAAGAGCTCCTGGCGCGGGCCATCCACGACGCGAGCCCCCGCGCGGATGGGCCGTTCGTCATCTTCGACGCGGCAGCGATCACGCCGGCGCTCTTCGAGGCGGAGCTCTTCGGTCATGTGCGCGGAGCCTTCACCGGCGCCGATGCCGACCGCACGGGCATGCTCGCCACCGCCGACGGCGGCACGCTTTTCCTCGACGAAATTGGCGAACTTCCGCTCGATCAGCAGCCCAAGCTGCTCCGGGTCCTCGAGTCGAAACAGTACCGTCCCGTCGGTTCCAATGAATGGCGAAGCTTCGATGCCCGGATCGTTGCAGCGACCCATCGCGATCTTCACGCGGCCACCGCCGCCGGCGAGTTTCGGCAGGACCTGTACTTTCGCCTTGCGGTGTTCGAATGCGTCGTGCCCCCGCTGCGCGAACGCAGCGACGACATCGAGCTGCTCGTGGAGCGATTTCTCGCGTCGGACATTCCGCCGCGCACTGTGCTCGACCTGCCGCACGGTGCCTTGGAAATGCTGGCCAGCCATCATTGGCCCGGCAATGTGCGCGAGCTGAGAAACACGGTGTCGCGGCTCCTGCTCTTTCCGCACATGCGCGAACGGGCGCTGGAGTTTCACGGGGTGGAGGGCGAAGCGCGGCGCGACTTCGACGCGCTGCTCGGGCTGTCGTGGCGTGATGCACGCGAACGCGTGATCGATCGGTTCGAGGCGAGCTACCTGCGCGAAAAGCTGCACGCGCACGACGGCAACGTGGCCAAGGCGGCCACGGACATGGGCATCTCGCGTCAGTTGGTGCACCGCTTGATGGTGCGCCACGGGATTCGGTGA
- a CDS encoding HAD hydrolase family protein — translation MKSSPKLIAVDLDGTLLDAHGNPHPRDADALRALVERGTHVSIITGRLYSGTRASVLTLGLSGPTGCVDGSHMVSAATHTTLMHHGIHGPHCESLRRIFERAAPATFVFARDAIVYDETGDPYLGYVATWSSDVQRSVRVVEHAVWEEREGITAVVAVGTADQISEAASGIQDELRDVAQVAMFPIRRILGAWGLIVRALGGNKGSALEWIAEHHGISIEETVSVGDWLNDIPMLTKAGRSFAMGQAPDEVKNAATDVLPETSDEGGGVARVVEEVFGVRV, via the coding sequence GTGAAATCTTCGCCGAAGCTCATCGCCGTCGACCTCGACGGCACCCTCCTGGACGCGCACGGGAATCCGCATCCGCGTGATGCCGATGCTCTCCGTGCGCTCGTCGAGCGAGGAACCCACGTCAGCATCATCACCGGGCGCCTGTACTCAGGCACCCGGGCGAGCGTGCTCACCCTCGGGCTCTCCGGTCCTACCGGATGCGTCGATGGCAGTCACATGGTGAGCGCAGCTACGCACACGACGCTGATGCATCACGGCATCCATGGCCCGCACTGCGAGTCATTGCGGCGCATTTTCGAGCGCGCCGCCCCGGCGACCTTCGTGTTTGCGCGCGATGCCATCGTGTACGACGAAACGGGCGATCCATACCTGGGGTATGTCGCCACCTGGTCGAGCGATGTCCAGCGTTCCGTGCGCGTCGTGGAGCACGCGGTGTGGGAAGAGCGTGAGGGCATCACCGCGGTCGTGGCCGTGGGTACCGCCGACCAGATTTCGGAGGCGGCTTCGGGCATTCAAGACGAGCTGCGGGACGTTGCCCAGGTGGCGATGTTTCCGATTCGGCGCATTTTGGGCGCCTGGGGCCTCATCGTGCGGGCCCTCGGCGGGAACAAGGGTTCTGCGCTGGAGTGGATCGCCGAACATCACGGGATCTCGATCGAAGAGACCGTGAGCGTCGGGGACTGGTTGAACGACATTCCGATGCTCACCAAGGCGGGCCGGTCGTTTGCCATGGGGCAGGCCCCCGACGAAGTGAAAAATGCCGCCACCGACGTGCTCCCCGAGACGAGCGACGAAGGCGGCGGGGTGGCGCGCGTGGTCGAAGAGGTCTTCGGCGTTCGCGTCTGA
- the rpmA gene encoding 50S ribosomal protein L27, with protein sequence MAHKKGAGSTRNGRDSNSQRRGTKVYGGEKVTAGSILVRQVGTTIAAGKNVGVGKDYTLFSLIDGVVKYEFRTNTQKKVSVYPAAAAAE encoded by the coding sequence ATGGCACACAAAAAAGGCGCAGGCAGCACGCGCAACGGGCGCGACTCCAACTCGCAACGGCGCGGCACCAAGGTCTACGGTGGTGAGAAGGTGACCGCCGGCAGCATCCTCGTTCGCCAGGTCGGCACGACCATCGCCGCGGGCAAGAACGTGGGCGTGGGCAAGGACTACACCCTCTTTTCGCTCATCGATGGCGTGGTGAAGTACGAGTTCCGCACCAACACGCAGAAAAAGGTTTCCGTCTATCCCGCGGCCGCCGCCGCGGAGTGA
- the rplU gene encoding 50S ribosomal protein L21, translating into MYAVIKTGGKQYKVAPGDKLRVEKLLGEVGDTVTFDEVLLIGGEALKIGQPRVEGAKVEAKITAQDRAKKIIIFKFRRRKNYRRKSGHRQPFTALEITGITGG; encoded by the coding sequence ATGTATGCGGTGATCAAGACAGGCGGAAAGCAGTACAAAGTCGCCCCCGGCGACAAGCTCCGCGTGGAGAAACTCCTGGGCGAAGTCGGCGACACGGTGACGTTCGACGAAGTGCTGCTCATCGGCGGCGAAGCCCTCAAAATCGGCCAGCCGCGCGTCGAAGGTGCGAAGGTCGAGGCGAAGATCACGGCGCAGGATCGCGCCAAGAAGATCATCATCTTCAAGTTCCGCCGTCGGAAGAACTATCGGCGCAAGTCCGGCCATCGCCAGCCGTTCACCGCTTTGGAAATCACTGGAATCACGGGAGGCTGA
- a CDS encoding FeoA domain-containing protein, which produces MTVAPPLFLGETHVGVTVRVVALDLEHDFVEWLRAVGIHEGVLVTVLRRALFGGPIHVRTGAGGEFALNRQLAHSIRVEEAQP; this is translated from the coding sequence ATGACGGTCGCACCCCCCCTATTTCTCGGCGAGACTCACGTGGGCGTGACGGTACGGGTCGTCGCGTTGGACCTGGAGCACGACTTCGTCGAGTGGCTTCGCGCCGTGGGCATCCACGAGGGCGTCCTCGTGACCGTGCTGCGCCGCGCTCTGTTCGGCGGCCCCATTCACGTGCGCACCGGCGCCGGGGGTGAGTTCGCGTTGAACCGGCAGCTCGCGCATTCGATCCGCGTCGAGGAGGCGCAGCCATGA